Proteins from a genomic interval of Xylocopa sonorina isolate GNS202 chromosome 4, iyXylSono1_principal, whole genome shotgun sequence:
- the Impbeta11 gene encoding importin beta11 isoform X1 has translation MDAAVIEVLQQAGSQDPNILKPAEQTLKQWETERGFYTALYNVFSNHSLTINIRWMAILCFKNGVDRYWRKNAPNAIADDEKEFLRQHLILNFEEPVNQLAVQLAALIAKIARYDCPREWRSLIPTLLEVIRGQNPLAQHRALLTLHHVVKSLASKRLAADRRLFQELTINVFSFILNLWNTYTESFLILASNGADTNQIQEALEKALLLLRILRKLIVNGFNKLSECQDAMSFLEIVFERARTSLECRKTLISRGIQMEVCDKFIIHLTKVLIGVSEAHSSCYVELIPTSLEFSVFYCFTEAGQALAFERFVIQCLNLMKRIVLSTYYYCKGKGLGGVGTAEDPSMLRANQLGEEFFTPETLTEICSRLVTHYFLLTPSDLESWDTDPECFVVDDGGDSFKYSLRPCTESLFLAIFHRFGNVVAPVLVDLMQRHHQPVDPNNLHAILLKDAVYNAVGLVAFDLYDEVNFDQWFSTTLKEELKIRSNNYRIIRRRVCWLIGRWTSVKLSAELRPELYELMVEVLSPDEDLGVRLAASEALKLAIDDFQFNPEEFSPYLEPAFSLLFSLLKEVKECDTKMHVLNVLSFMIERVGSEIKPHVGTLSSYLPALWQQSEEHNMLRCAIISTLVHLEKALGPESVVLEPLVVGVIALSCDVNQDCHVYLLEDGLQLWLALLENAPAPTPAVMDLAKNLPALLEQSFEYLKLCLYIVQAYIILSPQEFLSQRGAIIIETLRSLLGDVNSEGLVMIMTVFELCLCASPRQGAELIKPVLIIIFENMYKPEELMMTMTMYLSIVARVLWFYKDIFIQVISELTRKRGGNEAREEAVLGEIIHIWINRMPYISQSERRKLLALALCSLLGANSPPSVLQYFPQIIANITATLNDITKFDDIKCEHIGYAIESLSINRESSPSSQSEDEEYGNKHEQRKRKLDFSDPLSSISLRDTLQNQLLTLRRLIGDNHFNQLISTLHPDTDKDLRLYVSL, from the exons ATGGATGCTGCAGTGATAGAAGTACTCCAACAAGCGGGTAGTCAGGATCCCAATATATTAAAACCAGCTGAACAAACTCTTAAACAATGGGAAACCGAAAGGGGATTCTATACCGCATTATAT AATGTATTTTCTAATCATTCCTTGACTATCAATATTAGATGGATGGCTATTTTATGTTTTAAAAATGGTGTCGATAGATATTGGAGAAAGAATGCTCCAAA TGCAATTGCAGATGATGAAAAGGAATTCCTTAGACAacatttaatattaaattttgAGGAGCCTGTGAATCAGTTAGCTGTACAATTAGCAGCTCTCATTGCTAAAATTGCAAG ATACGATTGTCCAAGAGAATGGCGGTCATTAATTCCAACCTTATTGGAAGTTATAAGAGGACAAAATCCTTTAGCCCAACATCGGGCGCTATTAACATTGCATCATGTTGTTAAGTCTTTAGCTTCTAAACGTTTAGCTGCAGACAGACGACTCTTCCAAGAATTAACCATTAATGTGTTCAGTTTTATTCTGAATTTATGGAATACTTACACTGAATCGTTTCTTATATTGGCATCGAATGGAGCAGACACAAATCAGATacaggaagctttagaaaaggCATTACTTCTATTGAGAATACTTAGGAAACTTATTGTAAATGGGTTTAATAAGCTTTCAGAATGTCAAGATGCTATGTCATTTTTAGAAATTGTTTTCGAACGTGCAAGAACAAGCCTTGAATGTC GGAAAACGTTAATTTCAAGAGGTATACAAATGGAAGTATGCGATAAATTTATAATTCATTTGACCAAAGTGTTAATAGGAGTATCAGAAGCACATTCATCTTGCTATGTAGAATTGATACCAACGTCCTTAGAGTTTTCTGTTTTTTACTGTTTCACTGAAGCCGGTCAAGCATTAGCTTTCGAACGATTTGTTATACAGTGTTTAAATTTAATGAAACGCATTGTGCTATCTACATATTATTATTGTAAAGGTAAAGGTCTTGGAGGTGTAGGGACAGCGGAGGATCCATCAATGTTAAGAGCAAATCAATTGGGGGAAGAATTTTTTACACCCGAAACATTAACTGAAATCTGTTCAAGACTCGTAACACATTATTTTCTTTTAACTCCTAGTGATTTGGAATCATGGGATACAGATCCAGAATGTTTTG TTGTTGACGATGGCGGGGATTCATTTAAATACAGCTTAAgg CCATGTACGGAGTCGTTATTTTTAGCAATTTTCCATCGTTTTGGTAACGTTGTTGCACCAGTCTTAGTTGATTTAATGCAAAGACATCATCAACCAGTAGATCCAAATAATTTGCATGCTATTTTATTAAAAGATGCAGTATACAATGCAGTTGGTTTAGTTGCATTCGATTTATACGACGAG GTGAATTTTGATCAATGGTTTTCAACTACTTTAAAAGAAGAGCTGAAAATTCGAAGTAACAATTACAGAATTATTAGAAGACGAGTATGTTGGCTTATTGGGCGATGGACAA GTGTAAAATTAAGTGCAGAATTGAGACCAGAGTTGTATGAACTTATGGTTGAAGTTTTGAGTCCTGATGAAGATTTGGGTGTTCGTTTAGCAGCTAGCGAGGCTTTAAAGCTCGCAATAGATGATTTCCAATTTAATCCGGAGGAATTCTCCCCATATTTAGAGCCAGCattttctttattattttctcttttaaAGGAAGTAAAAGAATGTGACACCAAG ATGCATGTTTTGAATGTATTATCATTTATGATTGAACGTGTTGGAAGTGAAATAAAGCCACATGTCGGAACACTCAGTTCGTATCTACCAGCGCTTTGGCAACAATCCGAAGAGCATAATATGTTGAGATGTGCTATAATTTCGACACTTGTACATCTAGAAAAG GCTTTAGGTCCCGAAAGCGTCGTTTTAGAACCATTGGTAGTAGGTGTTATCGCATTAAGTTGTGATGTTAATCAAGATTGCCACGTTTATTTGTTGGAAGATGGGTTGCAGTTGTGGTTAGCTTTATTAGAAAATGCACCTGCGCCAACACCAGCTGTAATGGATTTGGCTAAAAATTTGCCTGCTTTATTAG aacaatcatttgaatattTAAAATTATGTTTGTACATAGTTcaagcatatataatattaagtcCTCAGGAATTTTTAAGTCAAAGAGGAGCGATTATAATTGAAACGCTTAGGTCACTATTGGGAGATGTGAACTCGGAAGGACTAGTAATGATAATGACTGTGTTCGAACTATGCTTGTGTGCTTCACCTCGGCAAGGTGCAGAGCTCATTAAACCtgttttaataattatatttga AAATATGTACAAACCGGAAGAGCTTATGATGACGATGACTATGTatttatctatcgtagcaagagttttaTGGTTTTATAAAGATATTTTTATACAG GTAATAAGCGAATTAACCAGAAAAAGGGGTGGAAATGAAGCGAGGGAAGAAGCTGTACTAGGAGAAATAATACATATATGGATTAATCGAATGCCATACATTTCTCAATCAGAGAGACGCAAATTATTAGCTCTTGCACTTTGTTCACTTCTTGGAGCTAATAGTCCTCCTAGTGTTCTTCAGTATTTTCCACAAATAATAGCTAACATTACCGCAACCCTTAATGATATCACCAAATTTGATGATATAAAATGCGAACATATAGGATATGCCATTGA GTCTTTGTCGATTAATAGAGAATCTAGTCCATCATCGCAATCCGAGGATGAAGAGTACGGAAACAAACACGAGCAGCGGAAAAGGAAACTTGACTTCAGCGATCCTTTGTCTAGTATATCCTTGAGAGATACATTACAGAACCAG TTACTTACGTTACGCAGATTAATCGGAGATAACCATTTTAATCAGTTGATATCAACTCTCCATCCCGATACTGACAAAGATCTTAGACTTTATGTATCTTTATGA
- the Impbeta11 gene encoding importin beta11 isoform X3 produces MDAAVIEVLQQAGSQDPNILKPAEQTLKQWETERGFYTALYNVFSNHSLTINIRWMAILCFKNGVDRYWRKNAPNAIADDEKEFLRQHLILNFEEPVNQLAVQLAALIAKIARYDCPREWRSLIPTLLEVIRGQNPLAQHRALLTLHHVVKSLASKRLAADRRLFQELTINVFSFILNLWNTYTESFLILASNGADTNQIQEALEKALLLLRILRKLIVNGFNKLSECQDAMSFLEIVFERARTSLECRKTLISRGIQMEVCDKFIIHLTKVLIGVSEAHSSCYVELIPTSLEFSVFYCFTEAGQALAFERFVIQCLNLMKRIVLSTYYYCKGKGLGGVGTAEDPSMLRANQLGEEFFTPETLTEICSRLVTHYFLLTPSDLESWDTDPECFVVDDGGDSFKYSLRPCTESLFLAIFHRFGNVVAPVLVDLMQRHHQPVDPNNLHAILLKDAVYNAVGLVAFDLYDEVNFDQWFSTTLKEELKIRSNNYRIIRRRVCWLIGRWTKLRPELYELMVEVLSPDEDLGVRLAASEALKLAIDDFQFNPEEFSPYLEPAFSLLFSLLKEVKECDTKMHVLNVLSFMIERVGSEIKPHVGTLSSYLPALWQQSEEHNMLRCAIISTLVHLEKALGPESVVLEPLVVGVIALSCDVNQDCHVYLLEDGLQLWLALLENAPAPTPAVMDLAKNLPALLEQSFEYLKLCLYIVQAYIILSPQEFLSQRGAIIIETLRSLLGDVNSEGLVMIMTVFELCLCASPRQGAELIKPVLIIIFENMYKPEELMMTMTMYLSIVARVLWFYKDIFIQVISELTRKRGGNEAREEAVLGEIIHIWINRMPYISQSERRKLLALALCSLLGANSPPSVLQYFPQIIANITATLNDITKFDDIKCEHIGYAIESLSINRESSPSSQSEDEEYGNKHEQRKRKLDFSDPLSSISLRDTLQNQLLTLRRLIGDNHFNQLISTLHPDTDKDLRLYVSL; encoded by the exons ATGGATGCTGCAGTGATAGAAGTACTCCAACAAGCGGGTAGTCAGGATCCCAATATATTAAAACCAGCTGAACAAACTCTTAAACAATGGGAAACCGAAAGGGGATTCTATACCGCATTATAT AATGTATTTTCTAATCATTCCTTGACTATCAATATTAGATGGATGGCTATTTTATGTTTTAAAAATGGTGTCGATAGATATTGGAGAAAGAATGCTCCAAA TGCAATTGCAGATGATGAAAAGGAATTCCTTAGACAacatttaatattaaattttgAGGAGCCTGTGAATCAGTTAGCTGTACAATTAGCAGCTCTCATTGCTAAAATTGCAAG ATACGATTGTCCAAGAGAATGGCGGTCATTAATTCCAACCTTATTGGAAGTTATAAGAGGACAAAATCCTTTAGCCCAACATCGGGCGCTATTAACATTGCATCATGTTGTTAAGTCTTTAGCTTCTAAACGTTTAGCTGCAGACAGACGACTCTTCCAAGAATTAACCATTAATGTGTTCAGTTTTATTCTGAATTTATGGAATACTTACACTGAATCGTTTCTTATATTGGCATCGAATGGAGCAGACACAAATCAGATacaggaagctttagaaaaggCATTACTTCTATTGAGAATACTTAGGAAACTTATTGTAAATGGGTTTAATAAGCTTTCAGAATGTCAAGATGCTATGTCATTTTTAGAAATTGTTTTCGAACGTGCAAGAACAAGCCTTGAATGTC GGAAAACGTTAATTTCAAGAGGTATACAAATGGAAGTATGCGATAAATTTATAATTCATTTGACCAAAGTGTTAATAGGAGTATCAGAAGCACATTCATCTTGCTATGTAGAATTGATACCAACGTCCTTAGAGTTTTCTGTTTTTTACTGTTTCACTGAAGCCGGTCAAGCATTAGCTTTCGAACGATTTGTTATACAGTGTTTAAATTTAATGAAACGCATTGTGCTATCTACATATTATTATTGTAAAGGTAAAGGTCTTGGAGGTGTAGGGACAGCGGAGGATCCATCAATGTTAAGAGCAAATCAATTGGGGGAAGAATTTTTTACACCCGAAACATTAACTGAAATCTGTTCAAGACTCGTAACACATTATTTTCTTTTAACTCCTAGTGATTTGGAATCATGGGATACAGATCCAGAATGTTTTG TTGTTGACGATGGCGGGGATTCATTTAAATACAGCTTAAgg CCATGTACGGAGTCGTTATTTTTAGCAATTTTCCATCGTTTTGGTAACGTTGTTGCACCAGTCTTAGTTGATTTAATGCAAAGACATCATCAACCAGTAGATCCAAATAATTTGCATGCTATTTTATTAAAAGATGCAGTATACAATGCAGTTGGTTTAGTTGCATTCGATTTATACGACGAG GTGAATTTTGATCAATGGTTTTCAACTACTTTAAAAGAAGAGCTGAAAATTCGAAGTAACAATTACAGAATTATTAGAAGACGAGTATGTTGGCTTATTGGGCGATGGACAA AATTGAGACCAGAGTTGTATGAACTTATGGTTGAAGTTTTGAGTCCTGATGAAGATTTGGGTGTTCGTTTAGCAGCTAGCGAGGCTTTAAAGCTCGCAATAGATGATTTCCAATTTAATCCGGAGGAATTCTCCCCATATTTAGAGCCAGCattttctttattattttctcttttaaAGGAAGTAAAAGAATGTGACACCAAG ATGCATGTTTTGAATGTATTATCATTTATGATTGAACGTGTTGGAAGTGAAATAAAGCCACATGTCGGAACACTCAGTTCGTATCTACCAGCGCTTTGGCAACAATCCGAAGAGCATAATATGTTGAGATGTGCTATAATTTCGACACTTGTACATCTAGAAAAG GCTTTAGGTCCCGAAAGCGTCGTTTTAGAACCATTGGTAGTAGGTGTTATCGCATTAAGTTGTGATGTTAATCAAGATTGCCACGTTTATTTGTTGGAAGATGGGTTGCAGTTGTGGTTAGCTTTATTAGAAAATGCACCTGCGCCAACACCAGCTGTAATGGATTTGGCTAAAAATTTGCCTGCTTTATTAG aacaatcatttgaatattTAAAATTATGTTTGTACATAGTTcaagcatatataatattaagtcCTCAGGAATTTTTAAGTCAAAGAGGAGCGATTATAATTGAAACGCTTAGGTCACTATTGGGAGATGTGAACTCGGAAGGACTAGTAATGATAATGACTGTGTTCGAACTATGCTTGTGTGCTTCACCTCGGCAAGGTGCAGAGCTCATTAAACCtgttttaataattatatttga AAATATGTACAAACCGGAAGAGCTTATGATGACGATGACTATGTatttatctatcgtagcaagagttttaTGGTTTTATAAAGATATTTTTATACAG GTAATAAGCGAATTAACCAGAAAAAGGGGTGGAAATGAAGCGAGGGAAGAAGCTGTACTAGGAGAAATAATACATATATGGATTAATCGAATGCCATACATTTCTCAATCAGAGAGACGCAAATTATTAGCTCTTGCACTTTGTTCACTTCTTGGAGCTAATAGTCCTCCTAGTGTTCTTCAGTATTTTCCACAAATAATAGCTAACATTACCGCAACCCTTAATGATATCACCAAATTTGATGATATAAAATGCGAACATATAGGATATGCCATTGA GTCTTTGTCGATTAATAGAGAATCTAGTCCATCATCGCAATCCGAGGATGAAGAGTACGGAAACAAACACGAGCAGCGGAAAAGGAAACTTGACTTCAGCGATCCTTTGTCTAGTATATCCTTGAGAGATACATTACAGAACCAG TTACTTACGTTACGCAGATTAATCGGAGATAACCATTTTAATCAGTTGATATCAACTCTCCATCCCGATACTGACAAAGATCTTAGACTTTATGTATCTTTATGA
- the Impbeta11 gene encoding importin beta11 isoform X2: MDAAVIEVLQQAGSQDPNILKPAEQTLKQWETERGFYTALYNVFSNHSLTINIRWMAILCFKNGVDRYWRKNAPNAIADDEKEFLRQHLILNFEEPVNQLAVQLAALIAKIARYDCPREWRSLIPTLLEVIRGQNPLAQHRALLTLHHVVKSLASKRLAADRRLFQELTINVFSFILNLWNTYTESFLILASNGADTNQIQEALEKALLLLRILRKLIVNGFNKLSECQDAMSFLEIVFERARTSLECRKTLISRGIQMEVCDKFIIHLTKVLIGVSEAHSSCYVELIPTSLEFSVFYCFTEAGQALAFERFVIQCLNLMKRIVLSTYYYCKGKGLGGVGTAEDPSMLRANQLGEEFFTPETLTEICSRLVTHYFLLTPSDLESWDTDPECFVVDDGGDSFKYSLRPCTESLFLAIFHRFGNVVAPVLVDLMQRHHQPVDPNNLHAILLKDAVYNAVGLVAFDLYDEVNFDQWFSTTLKEELKIRSNNYRIIRRRVCWLIGRWTSVKLSAELRPELYELMVEVLSPDEDLGVRLAASEALKLAIDDFQFNPEEFSPYLEPAFSLLFSLLKEVKECDTKMHVLNVLSFMIERVGSEIKPHVGTLSSYLPALWQQSEEHNMLRCAIISTLVHLEKALGPESVVLEPLVVGVIALSCDVNQDCHVYLLEDGLQLWLALLENAPAPTPAVMDLAKNLPALLEQSFEYLKLCLYIVQAYIILSPQEFLSQRGAIIIETLRSLLGDVNSEGLVMIMTVFELCLCASPRQGAELIKPVLIIIFENMYKPEELMMTMTMYLSIVARVLWFYKDIFIQVISELTRKRGGNEAREEAVLGEIIHIWINRMPYISQSERRKLLALALCSLLGANSPPSVLQYFPQIIANITATLNDITKFDDIKCEHIGYAIEESSPSSQSEDEEYGNKHEQRKRKLDFSDPLSSISLRDTLQNQLLTLRRLIGDNHFNQLISTLHPDTDKDLRLYVSL, from the exons ATGGATGCTGCAGTGATAGAAGTACTCCAACAAGCGGGTAGTCAGGATCCCAATATATTAAAACCAGCTGAACAAACTCTTAAACAATGGGAAACCGAAAGGGGATTCTATACCGCATTATAT AATGTATTTTCTAATCATTCCTTGACTATCAATATTAGATGGATGGCTATTTTATGTTTTAAAAATGGTGTCGATAGATATTGGAGAAAGAATGCTCCAAA TGCAATTGCAGATGATGAAAAGGAATTCCTTAGACAacatttaatattaaattttgAGGAGCCTGTGAATCAGTTAGCTGTACAATTAGCAGCTCTCATTGCTAAAATTGCAAG ATACGATTGTCCAAGAGAATGGCGGTCATTAATTCCAACCTTATTGGAAGTTATAAGAGGACAAAATCCTTTAGCCCAACATCGGGCGCTATTAACATTGCATCATGTTGTTAAGTCTTTAGCTTCTAAACGTTTAGCTGCAGACAGACGACTCTTCCAAGAATTAACCATTAATGTGTTCAGTTTTATTCTGAATTTATGGAATACTTACACTGAATCGTTTCTTATATTGGCATCGAATGGAGCAGACACAAATCAGATacaggaagctttagaaaaggCATTACTTCTATTGAGAATACTTAGGAAACTTATTGTAAATGGGTTTAATAAGCTTTCAGAATGTCAAGATGCTATGTCATTTTTAGAAATTGTTTTCGAACGTGCAAGAACAAGCCTTGAATGTC GGAAAACGTTAATTTCAAGAGGTATACAAATGGAAGTATGCGATAAATTTATAATTCATTTGACCAAAGTGTTAATAGGAGTATCAGAAGCACATTCATCTTGCTATGTAGAATTGATACCAACGTCCTTAGAGTTTTCTGTTTTTTACTGTTTCACTGAAGCCGGTCAAGCATTAGCTTTCGAACGATTTGTTATACAGTGTTTAAATTTAATGAAACGCATTGTGCTATCTACATATTATTATTGTAAAGGTAAAGGTCTTGGAGGTGTAGGGACAGCGGAGGATCCATCAATGTTAAGAGCAAATCAATTGGGGGAAGAATTTTTTACACCCGAAACATTAACTGAAATCTGTTCAAGACTCGTAACACATTATTTTCTTTTAACTCCTAGTGATTTGGAATCATGGGATACAGATCCAGAATGTTTTG TTGTTGACGATGGCGGGGATTCATTTAAATACAGCTTAAgg CCATGTACGGAGTCGTTATTTTTAGCAATTTTCCATCGTTTTGGTAACGTTGTTGCACCAGTCTTAGTTGATTTAATGCAAAGACATCATCAACCAGTAGATCCAAATAATTTGCATGCTATTTTATTAAAAGATGCAGTATACAATGCAGTTGGTTTAGTTGCATTCGATTTATACGACGAG GTGAATTTTGATCAATGGTTTTCAACTACTTTAAAAGAAGAGCTGAAAATTCGAAGTAACAATTACAGAATTATTAGAAGACGAGTATGTTGGCTTATTGGGCGATGGACAA GTGTAAAATTAAGTGCAGAATTGAGACCAGAGTTGTATGAACTTATGGTTGAAGTTTTGAGTCCTGATGAAGATTTGGGTGTTCGTTTAGCAGCTAGCGAGGCTTTAAAGCTCGCAATAGATGATTTCCAATTTAATCCGGAGGAATTCTCCCCATATTTAGAGCCAGCattttctttattattttctcttttaaAGGAAGTAAAAGAATGTGACACCAAG ATGCATGTTTTGAATGTATTATCATTTATGATTGAACGTGTTGGAAGTGAAATAAAGCCACATGTCGGAACACTCAGTTCGTATCTACCAGCGCTTTGGCAACAATCCGAAGAGCATAATATGTTGAGATGTGCTATAATTTCGACACTTGTACATCTAGAAAAG GCTTTAGGTCCCGAAAGCGTCGTTTTAGAACCATTGGTAGTAGGTGTTATCGCATTAAGTTGTGATGTTAATCAAGATTGCCACGTTTATTTGTTGGAAGATGGGTTGCAGTTGTGGTTAGCTTTATTAGAAAATGCACCTGCGCCAACACCAGCTGTAATGGATTTGGCTAAAAATTTGCCTGCTTTATTAG aacaatcatttgaatattTAAAATTATGTTTGTACATAGTTcaagcatatataatattaagtcCTCAGGAATTTTTAAGTCAAAGAGGAGCGATTATAATTGAAACGCTTAGGTCACTATTGGGAGATGTGAACTCGGAAGGACTAGTAATGATAATGACTGTGTTCGAACTATGCTTGTGTGCTTCACCTCGGCAAGGTGCAGAGCTCATTAAACCtgttttaataattatatttga AAATATGTACAAACCGGAAGAGCTTATGATGACGATGACTATGTatttatctatcgtagcaagagttttaTGGTTTTATAAAGATATTTTTATACAG GTAATAAGCGAATTAACCAGAAAAAGGGGTGGAAATGAAGCGAGGGAAGAAGCTGTACTAGGAGAAATAATACATATATGGATTAATCGAATGCCATACATTTCTCAATCAGAGAGACGCAAATTATTAGCTCTTGCACTTTGTTCACTTCTTGGAGCTAATAGTCCTCCTAGTGTTCTTCAGTATTTTCCACAAATAATAGCTAACATTACCGCAACCCTTAATGATATCACCAAATTTGATGATATAAAATGCGAACATATAGGATATGCCATTGA AGAATCTAGTCCATCATCGCAATCCGAGGATGAAGAGTACGGAAACAAACACGAGCAGCGGAAAAGGAAACTTGACTTCAGCGATCCTTTGTCTAGTATATCCTTGAGAGATACATTACAGAACCAG TTACTTACGTTACGCAGATTAATCGGAGATAACCATTTTAATCAGTTGATATCAACTCTCCATCCCGATACTGACAAAGATCTTAGACTTTATGTATCTTTATGA